Part of the Candidatus Hydrogenedentota bacterium genome, CAGCATGCCCTGGGTACCTCCCGGCTGGAAGGAAACCAAATCGCCGCCCTGCTGGAAGCTAATCGCGGGGGTGATTGAACTGCCATTTCGATGATCTGAGATACCAACCAAAGTTATGGCATAATGTTCGGTAGACAATGGCCTGAACCTCGAGGAATTCCAAGTGTCTGTTGTTAAGAAGACATATGCCCTTCCATCAAGAACTGTCGCGCAGTTCGAGTCGGCAGTGAAGCCGGGTCAGCGAAGTGCGATGTTGGCGAGACTTCTGGACGAATGGGTGGAACGGCGGCGGCGATCGAAGCTTGCGCGTGCCGTCGTCGAAGGCTGCAGGGATATGGCGGATGTGTACCTCGAGGTCGAGCGTGAATTCCATCCGTTGGAGGAGGAGTTAACACGTGGCAAGAAGCGCCGCGCGAAGCCCAAAAACGCGGTGACGTCGTCCGCGTCCGACTGGACCCGGTGGAAGGGTCCGAACAAGCAGGGCAGCGTCCCGCGATAATTCTCTCGCCCGACCTCATAAACCACCACTCACCCGTAGTTATCGTGGCTTCGGTAACCAGCAAAAAGACCGATCGCGTGCATCCGTCTGAGGTTCGAATTGAAGCAGGGCAAGCGGGCCTGAAGATTCGGTCCAAAGTTTTGCTCATGCAAATCCGATCGATTGATAAACGAAGAATTGTCGGGAAGTACGGAAAGGTCGGCTCGAGCATCATGCAAGAGATTGAGGAAGCCCTTAGAATAGCCGTTGGACTTACTCCTTTTTAGGCCCCCCAATAAGGAACGGTCCCAGTCGTGTCCCGGTAAGAGATACAGCGCGCAGCACAAGACTGCGATGCGATTCTCGGCGATTCTCGGCGCCCCCCAGCTATTTGATTTCGGCTCTTCGTCATACCGCGTGTCACAATGAGTCCCCACTTTCCTACTCGCCGAAACTCGAAACAAACGCGTCAAGCGCCTTCGACCTGCCCAATACCACGAGTACATTTCCTGCCCGCAGCGGTTCATCGGGCGACGGAACGATCTGGACGTCCTGATTAGCATCGTCCTGGCGAATGGCGACCACGACAACGTCGTGTTTCTTTCGGATACGCAAGTCAGCGAGCGTCTTTCCCACCCAGCGTTGGGGACATTGCAGTTCGGCAATATCGACATCGTGGCCGAGCGACACGTGGTCGGTGAGTTTGGGGTGTAGCAGTTTTTCCGCGAGATACCGCGCTAGATCGCGTTCCGGAAACACGACGGATGTCGCGCCGATCGCGCGGACCACCTGCGCTTCGAGGTCCGAATCGACGTGCACGATGATCTCCTGGACTCCGCGCTTCTTGCACATAAACGCGCCCAGTACCGTTATCTCGAAATTCCGCCGCAATGCAAGAATCGCCACGTCCACCTCGAATACGCCCGCATCGTCCAACGCCTGTTCATTGGCGACGTCAACGCAAATCGCCTGCGTCGACGTGTCCTTCACGCGGCTGACAGCGTCCTCGTCTTTGTCGAGCGCGATTACATCGGCGCCGCCTTCGTACAGCGATCGTACAAGCTGCGCGCCAAGCGTGCCTAGGCCGACTACGGCAAAGGTGCGTTTCATTGTGGGTACTCCCAATCATCCGATATTCAAATTGTCTTCCGGGTACGTTAATTCCGAAGGACGTGTCGGGCCAATCAGCGACGTGGCGAGCATCAGCGGCCCCAGCCGCCCTACGAACATGCACGCGATAATGACAAGCTTGCCGATGATTGTGAGATCGGGCGTCACGCCGGTCGAAAGGCCGACTGTGCACAGCGCGGAGACGACTTCAAAGAGACACTCGAGAAACCGCGCGCGATTGAGATGGTGTTCCGGTCCGGAAAGTTCGCTGACTTGGAGGATTGTCGTGGCGGCCGCCGTAGCCACCAGAAAAGCCGCCAACACAATCATGGCCTTCGCGACCGTTTCCTCGGGTATCGTACGTTTCAGCAGTTCAACGCGATCGCGGTTCCTCACTCGCGAAGCCAGCAGCGCTGACATCGTCGCCAGCGTTGTCGTCTTCACCCCGCCGGCGGTCGACCCCGGCGAGCCGCCGACCGCCATCAATATGATGACAACCAAAAGCGTGCCGTTCGTGAGATGCCCTGTGGAGATTGTGCTGAATCCCGCCGTGCGCGACGTGATGGATAGAAAGAGGCTGTCCACGGTGCGCTGCGCGATGCTTCCGGACGAAGCAACTCCGCCGGCCTCGAGCAACAAGACTGCGAGTGCGCCTGCCACAATGAGCATGGCGGAAGTGACAAGAACGACACGGCTGTGGTACAGCAAGCGCCGTCGCGTGCCCCGGAACCCCGCACTGATCCACCCGCCAACGTCCGTCAACACCAGAAAACCAAGCCCACCCGCCACAATCAATATCATCATGACGACACTAACGAATGCGTCCGTGCGGTACTGCTCGAGATTGTCGGGGAACAGGCTAAGGCCCGCGTTGCAGAACGCGGAAACAGCGTGAAACGCGCCCAACCACAGCGCACGCGGAAAGGAATGTTCCGTCATAAACCGATACGTCAACGCCGCCGTGCCGATCCCTTCGATCGCCGCCGCGTATGCGACGACGCGCAC contains:
- a CDS encoding type II toxin-antitoxin system PemK/MazF family toxin, coding for MEGSEQAGQRPAIILSPDLINHHSPVVIVASVTSKKTDRVHPSEVRIEAGQAGLKIRSKVLLMQIRSIDKRRIVGKYGKVGSSIMQEIEEALRIAVGLTPF
- a CDS encoding TrkA family potassium uptake protein, encoding MKRTFAVVGLGTLGAQLVRSLYEGGADVIALDKDEDAVSRVKDTSTQAICVDVANEQALDDAGVFEVDVAILALRRNFEITVLGAFMCKKRGVQEIIVHVDSDLEAQVVRAIGATSVVFPERDLARYLAEKLLHPKLTDHVSLGHDVDIAELQCPQRWVGKTLADLRIRKKHDVVVVAIRQDDANQDVQIVPSPDEPLRAGNVLVVLGRSKALDAFVSSFGE